In Tumebacillus amylolyticus, the genomic stretch CACCGAGCGCAAGATGAGCCCGACCGAAGACCGCAACTTGATTGCAATCGGCTATGGATTCACCAACATCGTCGCCCGTCCGACCCGACGTGCCGACGAGATCACGAAGCTTGAGTACGCCGAAGGTCGGGTGTTGCTTGCCCAAAAATTGCAGAGATACCGCCCGCAAGTCGCCTGTTTCGTCGGCAAGGGCGTCTACGAACAATACACCCGTCAAAAAGACATCCCGTGGGGTACGCAACCACAAGCCACCGTCGAGGGCGTCGTTGATTTCGTCGCTCCTTCGTCCAGCGGTCTCGTCCGCATGCCCTACCCGGAAATCCTTCACATCTACCAAGAGCTCAAAAAGCTGATAGAATAAGAGAGAAGAAGTTCACTTGAAAAAAAGATCAGTTGAAAAAGGAGATGACCTCACGTGGTTCTGCTCACAACCTGTCCCGTCAGCGACCGTCATCTGGCGGCGATCCGCGAGATTGCGCCCCACCTCGACATTCGCGTCTTCAAAAACATCGACGAAGCGTCCCAAGACCTCGCAGACGCGGAGATCATGATTACATATGGAGAAGACCTTACGCCTGCGCACATTGCGGCAAGCCCCAACTTGAAATGGATCATGGTGATCTCCGCCGGTCTTGAACTGATGCCGTTCCCCGCGATTGACGAGCGCAACATCCTCGTCACCAACGCGCGCGGTATTCACAAAGGCCCGATGGCGGAATACACGCTCGGGATGATCTTGATGTTCTCCCGCCGTTTCGTCGAACTCTACCAGAATCAGCAAAAAAGTCTCTGGGATCGCACGATCCGCATCGACGAACTTTCCGGACAGACGCTCGGCATCATCGGCGCGGGTGCCATCGGCTCCGAAATCGCCAAGCGTGCCAAAGCGTTCGACATGCACGTCCTCGGCGTCGCCGCCTCCAAGCGCGACGTCGAAGGCGTGGACGAGATGTTCGACCAGAGCGGCCTCGACGATGTCTTGAAACGAAGCGACTACGTTGTCGTCATCGTCCCGCTGACCGACAAAACCCACGGGATGATCGGCGAGCGGGAGATCGGTCTGATGAAAGAGTCGGCGGTGCTGATCAACATCGCGCGCGGCCAAGTGGTCGACGAGAACGCGCTGCTTCAAGCCTTGCAGGAGAAAAAAATTCGCGGCGCGGGCCTCGACGTTTTTGTTCAAGAGCCGTTGCCGGAGTCGCACCCCTTCTGGGGCTTGGAGAACGCCGTCGTGACCCCGCACTTGTCCTCCCGTTCTCCGAAGTATATGGAGCGTGCGCAAGAAATCTTCCAACAAAATCTCCGCGTCTTCACATCGGGCGCGGGTGAGTTGATCAACGTGATCGATACCAAGAAAGGCTATTAAGCAGGGCAAGGAGTGACATCATGAATTTTACAGGCTTTGCACGAGAAGACTTTGACCTGTTTGCCATTGAAGGTCTGGAGCCGCGCATGGAGGCGTTGATCGCCAATCTGCGCGTCAAATTGACGCAACTGGGGCAGGACTTCGAACCGATTCTCACCGAGTTGACGGGTGAGGAGATGTTCGCACACGTCGCCAAACACGCCCGCCGCAAAACCAACCCGCCGCACGATTCCTGGGTGGCGTGGAGCAAGAGCAAAAAAGGGTACAAGATGTACCCTCATTTTCAGATCGGCGCTTGGCAGACGCACGCGTTCGTCCAGTTTGGCATCATCTACGAATCTCCCATGAAGGGCGTTTTCGCCGAGCAGATGATCTCGCACTTGGAGGAGATCAAACAGACTCTCCCCGACCATTATCTGTGGTATCCCGACCACATGAACCCAAAAGGCATGGTCATGTCCGAGATGGAGCTGGAGGACTTTGAACGCATCGCTCACCGCCTCGCCAATCAAAAAAACGGGGAAGTCATGATCGGCATCATCATCCCCCGTGCGCAGGCGATCAAACTGTCTCCGAAGGCGTTCGTCAAACGCGCCACCG encodes the following:
- a CDS encoding mismatch-specific DNA-glycosylase, translating into MSLIPDSVAQGLKILFIGYNPSLTSGEVGHNYAGKNNRFWKLLHDAGLTERKMSPTEDRNLIAIGYGFTNIVARPTRRADEITKLEYAEGRVLLAQKLQRYRPQVACFVGKGVYEQYTRQKDIPWGTQPQATVEGVVDFVAPSSSGLVRMPYPEILHIYQELKKLIE
- a CDS encoding NAD(P)-dependent oxidoreductase; amino-acid sequence: MVLLTTCPVSDRHLAAIREIAPHLDIRVFKNIDEASQDLADAEIMITYGEDLTPAHIAASPNLKWIMVISAGLELMPFPAIDERNILVTNARGIHKGPMAEYTLGMILMFSRRFVELYQNQQKSLWDRTIRIDELSGQTLGIIGAGAIGSEIAKRAKAFDMHVLGVAASKRDVEGVDEMFDQSGLDDVLKRSDYVVVIVPLTDKTHGMIGEREIGLMKESAVLINIARGQVVDENALLQALQEKKIRGAGLDVFVQEPLPESHPFWGLENAVVTPHLSSRSPKYMERAQEIFQQNLRVFTSGAGELINVIDTKKGY
- a CDS encoding YktB family protein — translated: MNFTGFAREDFDLFAIEGLEPRMEALIANLRVKLTQLGQDFEPILTELTGEEMFAHVAKHARRKTNPPHDSWVAWSKSKKGYKMYPHFQIGAWQTHAFVQFGIIYESPMKGVFAEQMISHLEEIKQTLPDHYLWYPDHMNPKGMVMSEMELEDFERIAHRLANQKNGEVMIGIIIPRAQAIKLSPKAFVKRATETFRTLAPLYQLAFSTVEV